The Papaver somniferum cultivar HN1 chromosome 3, ASM357369v1, whole genome shotgun sequence genome includes a region encoding these proteins:
- the LOC113360406 gene encoding protein FAR1-RELATED SEQUENCE 5-like — translation MRMRSNKIMPEHVKDITEKFHIENLEVGKIPVILEGRNIGFNKRDCWNHLRNVRHKNLELGDAQSLIDYLHKKQSENPQFFYRVQVDEHGRAVILFWVDARSRLLYEQFGDVVFFDTTYRTNKYEMPFAPFTGVNHHYQNIQFGCALLQDETEVTFSWLFSKWLEAMGEKHPSAIITNQDAAMVGAIKKVFPNARHRLCLWHIKKKFPEKLSHIYFKKSKFKGDMKECIHHTYKIQEFEERWKKMIVEFGLSKNEWLTELYDIRESWVPVYHRNTFYAGMNITGRSEGVNALFKSFVSPKTNLREFAVRYDQVVKEIVDKEDSEDLISEHKIPVIDSKNLILKHGATIYTRNIYNKFREQLLDAQRFKSDEIERGDEFNTYLVTSKIGYPQRFTVKIKPGLSCKHVLKVLMKLEVDEIPPHFILKRWLKGVNSFRIMDETLLSDNYENSKTLRLSHLCRRSTQLSCFASKSDTLYKMAIEGIEKIFAQIRDEHNKTVEADRTTLVSSSKIQEDTEVEKLSHPFIVDPHISQVKGRPSEKSKGKVNSSGRMLSPVEASVPKKRKCSLCEEFRHDKRKCPLKPDKEQLKIVEPCSTNENATAL, via the exons ATGCGTATGCGGTCCAATAAAATCATGCCAGAACATGTGAAGGATATAACAGAAAAATTCCATATAGAAAACCTTGAAGTTGGAAAAATTCCTGTAATCCTTGAGGGTCGGAATATTGGATTTAATAAAAGAGATTGTTGGAATCATCTACGCAATGTTAGGCACAAAAATTTAGAACTTGGTGATGCCCAATCTCTCATTGATTATTTACACAAGAAACAAAGTGAGAATCCTCAATTCTTTTATAGAGTTCAAGTTGACGAACATGGCAGAGCGGTAATTTTATTTTGGGTAGATGCGCGATCACGTTTGTTATACGAACAATTTGGCGACGTAGTTTTCTTCGACACTACATATCGAACAAATAAATATGAAATGCCGTTCGCACCATTTACGGGGGTAAATCATCATTATCAAAATATCCAATTTGGGTGTGCTCTTCTACAAGATGAGACTGAAGTTACATTTTCATGGTTGTTTAGTAAATGGCTTGAAGCTATGGGGGAGAAACATCCATCAGCAATCATAACTAATCAAGATGCTGCGATGGTTGGTGCCATAAAGAAAGTTTTTCCAAATGCTCGCCATCGTCTATGCCTTTGGCACATTAAGAAAAAATTCCCTGAGAAATTATCACATATTTATTTTAAGAAGTCAAAGTTCAAGGGCGATATGAAAGAATGTATTCATCATACTTACAAGATACAAGAGTTTGAAGAAAGGTGGAAAAAGATGATTGTGGAGTTTGGTTTAAGCAAAAATGAATGGTTAACTGAGTTATATGACATTCGAGAATCATGGGTGCCTGTTTATCACAGAAATACGTTTTATGCAGGTATGAATATAACGGGTCGCAGTGAAGGGGTAAATGCCCTTTTCAAATCATTTGTCTCACCAAAAACTAATCTCAGAGAATTTGCGGTTCGGTATGACCAAGTAGTGAAAGAAATTGTTGATAAAGAAGATAGTGAGGATCTTATATCAGAGCATAAAATCCCGGTTATTGATAGCAAAAATTTGATACTTAAGCACGGTGCTACAATATACACTCGCAATATTTATAACAAGTTTCGTGAGCAACTATTAGATGCACAACGTTTCAAGTCTGATGAGATTGAAAGAGGGGATGAATTTAATACTTACTTAGTGACATCTAAGATTGGTTATCCGCAACGGTTCACTGTAAAGATTAAGCCAG gtttatcttgcaaaCATGTGCTTAAAGTTCTTATGAAGCTGGAGGTAGATGAAATACCACCACATTTTATtctaaagagatggttaaaaggtGTCAATTCTTTTAGGATTATGGATGAAACGTTACTCTCTGATAATTATGAGAACTCAAAAACACTTAGACTTAGTCATCTTTGTCGGAGATCAACTCAGCTGTCATGTTTTGCTTCAAAGTCAGATACACTATATAAAATGGCAATTGAAGGCATTGAAAAAATCTTTGCGCAGATCAGGGATGAACATAATAAGACAGTTGAAGCTGATAGAACGACTTTAGTTTCAAGCTCTAAAATTCAAGAAGATACTGAAGTTGAGAAATTAAGTCATCCATTTATTGTTGatccacatatttctcaagtGAAAGGTAGACCTTCTGAAAAATCGAAAGGAAAAGTAAATAGTTCCGGTAGAATGTTAAGTCCTGTTGAAGCATCAGTACCCAAAAAGAGAAAATGCTCTTTGTGTGAGGAATTCAGACATGACAAAAGAAAATGCCCACTAAAACCAGATAAAGAACAATTGAAAATTGTTGAACCAT GTTCAACCAATGAGAACGCCACTGCACTTTGA